A segment of the Raphanus sativus cultivar WK10039 unplaced genomic scaffold, ASM80110v3 Scaffold0454, whole genome shotgun sequence genome:
AATAATGTTGTTTTTGtcaaagaaaatagtaaataatattgttaatatgattggaaagttttttttgggtctaaatgttaaattttataccAAAGTTTTAGAATTTTGACAGCTGTTACAACGAATACTAGTAGtagataaaaaaacaaatatctaaacaccaaggagaaagaacaagcaACATTGGTGAAACAATGGACTTAACTAATTAACACAAGCACACAAGACACTAGTAAAAGGATAGCTTAGCCGAGACTGAAGCATTGCCAAATGGGCATATACACGCTTACATGATTGGAAATATGAGAAagaacttttttgtttttgttgacCGAAAAGAGTATAAACATGCTTGGAATTAAATATTCTCTTTATTGATAATATGTATTTATGGTTGAGAGAAAAGAATGACAAAGAAGGTGTGAATGTGAACGAAGAGCCGGATGTTTCTCATGCATGGGGTACGAGCGGAGTCGACGGCTTTCCTGGTTCACATATTAAACACGTGTTACGCATTTGTTAGTCTATCCAGACTCTACTGACTCACAAACTTTGCTATTAAACTCCATACTTTCCTGTTGTTGATAAAACGTAAaccaaaaataatcaaatactaggaaaaaaacaaaaaaggagtTGTTTCATCAATCAAACCTAACTTATCACATATCAGAAACAAAAATTGACAAGACTCTAAagaaatatcttttatatataaagaagaaagAATAATCGAATTAATTAATCTAATATCTTTTTTCTCTAGAAATCTAgatttttgagaaaatttataaaaagacaaGAATTCGTGGAGATATATAGCAACATGACGGACACCAACACTGCCCGGACGATCGTCGGAATCATCGGTAAGTCCTCAAAATTTAACCAAACATACAAATTATGccaatcaacaaaacaaaacgtTGCTAATTAATGAATTCTTTTTTGGTTATGTTCAGGAAACGTTATCGCCTTCGGCTTGTTCTCGGCTCCAATGTAAGTTACATATAACATATTATATGTTCTGTTGTTGTCAAATGATGGTAAATTAATTCATGCGATAATGTATGTATATGTGTTCAATTATGCAGACCAACGATGGTGAAGATATGGAAGATGAAATCGGTATCTGAATTTAAGCCAGATCCTTACGTAGCTACTGTTTTAAACTGCATGATGTGGACCTTTTACGGACTTCCTTTCGTCCAACCCGACAGTCTCCTCGTCATCACCATTAACGGAGCTGGTCTTGTCATGGAACTCGTTTatgtcatcatcttcttcatcttcgcTACCTCGCCTGTCCGTGTAAGTTTATAATCCCCTAACACATGCATGTATTAATgcatattgtgttttttttttgtattcaagGTCGGTTTTAGATATAAGGGGTGACAAACATTTTTAGGTTagttttaacaattttatttgataatttggaaaccatatatatatatataacagttcTTCAAAATATGGgaccaaaacaaatatttcatcCGGCCGGGTACATAACCAGGGAACCATGAATAGTCTCTAGAAAGGTTGTTTATAGTTTCTTACATGAATACtgatgaaattttgttttttatacaGAAAAGGATCGCAATAGCTATGGTAATTGAGGTGATATTCATGGCTGTGGTCGTCTTCTGCACATTGTATTTTTTGCGTACAACAAAACAGAGATCTATGCTTGTTGGGATCTTGTgcattattttcaatattatcATGTATGCTTCGCCTTTAACCGTCATGGTATGCTATATATTCTTCTATTTCATTTCTCTATCAAtgcatgtttttatttattgttgtgtttttttttcattttttttttggtgtcttGTGaactaatgtgtttaattaaTGTTGAACAGGCACTTGTGATAAAGACAAAGAGCGTGAAGTACATGCCGTTCTTCTTGTCTTTAGCCAACTTCATGAACGGAGCCATTTGGATCGTTTATGCATGTCTTAAATTCGACCTCTATATTTTGGTAAGCTTCCATTTTGATGTTCAACTCAATCGATATATCGTTTTGTATTTTACTAAAAAAGCGGTGATATGTTGATTTTTTCATGAAAACAGATCCCAAATGCTCTTGGATGCCTATCAGGAACaatacaatttatattatacGCACTTTACTATAAAACAACTAACTGGAAAGACGATGATGAAGATAAAGAAAGGAGCAATTTGAATGCTGAAATCGAGCTTTCCCAAGCTTGATAATTGCAACTACGGATTGCACTTCcccatttttttcttctgttttacAAGAAGCACCATCATCGAGTGGTGAGATCAGCTTCATCGTTAGGATTAGTATCAGAAGAAATGCCAgcgaaaatacaaaaaaaaaaagaagaggaaccCTTAAAGTTAAACGTTTCTTGATTAGGAAGAAAGAAAGGGGTTCCCTTCAtcattttggattaaaattgaAATGATTATAACTTTGACATGTTGAACCATATGTAATTTCTAttacattattaaattattttacaacaTTGTTTGGAGAAAGAAAACTCGTCCATTACAGTTTGATGTTTAAGATCAgtgtaataaataaatagaggTTCTCTTGTTTTGGGTTCGTTTTGGTTCTGTCCGGTTAAGGATCCTTAAACCTGAAATCAAATAGTATATTTGCTCACCAAGTATAGTATTTTAGGAGCATGTGATCGAAAACTGCTGGATCTGGCCTTCTACTACGCAGAGAGCTTACCAGTCCGCTAAAATCATTGCTTCCATCTGGTTTAAACTGATTCAAGAACGACTTTTGCGATCTATTTattccaaacaaaaataaatgctTGTAAGATGGAAAAAGGAAAGAGTTGTGACGATGGATTTTGAAAGATTCATATGGTACAAAAagacataaaaaataattaaaagagaaaataaactGGAGTGGGTGGATTACTTTGTGCTTTAAACAAAGAGCAAAACTGCAAAAGGCAAAACAatgcttttaattttttactttaaagAGAGAAGACATTTGATTGAAAAgggaatattaaaaaaaactacaaaatatttgacaagattgaaaataaaaataattgatagAGATCAATCATGC
Coding sequences within it:
- the LOC130502224 gene encoding bidirectional sugar transporter SWEET5-like — its product is MTDTNTARTIVGIIGNVIAFGLFSAPIPTMVKIWKMKSVSEFKPDPYVATVLNCMMWTFYGLPFVQPDSLLVITINGAGLVMELVYVIIFFIFATSPVRKRIAIAMVIEVIFMAVVVFCTLYFLRTTKQRSMLVGILCIIFNIIMYASPLTVMALVIKTKSVKYMPFFLSLANFMNGAIWIVYACLKFDLYILIPNALGCLSGTIQFILYALYYKTTNWKDDDEDKERSNLNAEIELSQA